A stretch of the Procambarus clarkii isolate CNS0578487 chromosome 47, FALCON_Pclarkii_2.0, whole genome shotgun sequence genome encodes the following:
- the LOC123763106 gene encoding ice nucleation protein-like has protein sequence MSACLSACRAVCLLSLNQAITRQFLLAPFFSPFGFLSLLSLLLAAFPSPLLAAFPSPLLAAFPSPLLAAFPSPLLAAFPSPLLAAFPSPLLAAFPSPLLAAFPSPLLAAFPSPLLAAFPSPLLAAFPSPLLAAFPSPLLAAFPSPLLAAFPSPLLAAFPSPLLAAFPSPLLAAFPSPLLAAFPSPLLAAFPSPLLAAFPSPLLAAFPSPLLAAFPSPLLAAFPSPLLAAFPSPLLAAFPSPLLAAFPSPLLAAFPSPLLAAFPSPLLAAFPSPLLAAFPSPLLAGQVSRDTVVHLGKAGYQAGKAGYHAGKAGYQAGKAGYQAGKAGYHAGKAGYHTGKAGYHANKAGYHTGKAGYHASKAGYHTGKAGYLTDKAGYLTDKAGYLTDKAGYLTDKAGYLTDKAGYQAGKAGYLTDKAGYLTDKAGYLTDKAGYLTDKAGYHTDKAGYHTGKAGYNTNKAGYHAGKAGYHASKAGYHTGKAGYNTNKAGYHAGKAGYHASKAGYHASKAGYHTGKAGYHASKAGYHASKAGYHTGRAGYHASKAGYHAGKASYHASKAGYHTGKAGYHASKAGYHASKAGYHTGRAGYHASKAGYHAGKASYHTGKAGYHTGKAGYHASKASYHAGKAGYHTGKAGYHASKAGYHASKAGYHASKAGYHASKAGYHTGKAGYHASKAGYHTGKAGYHADKAGYHAGKAGYHADKAGYHADKAGYHASKAGYHTGKAGYHTGKAGYHAGKAGYHADKAGYHADKAGYHAGKAGYHADKAGYHAGKAGYHAGKGGYHASKASYHTNKAGYHTNKAGYHPGKASYHTNKAGYHASKASYHTNKAGYHTNKAGYHPGKASYHTNKASYHTNKAGYHPGKASYHTNKAGYHTGKAGYHASKAGYHASKAGYHAGKAGYHAGKAGYHAGKAGYHASKAGYHTDKADYHPGKASYHTNKAGYHPGKASYHTNKAGYHPGKASYHTNKAGYHPGKASYHTNKAGYHPGKASYHTNKAGYHPGKASYHTNKAGYHPGKASYHTNKAGYHPGKASYHTNKAGYHPGKASYHTNKAGYHANKAGYHANKAGYHANKAGYHANKAGYHANKAGYHANKAGYHANKAGYHANKAGYHADKAGYHADKAGYHADKASYHANKSSYHATKEAGYHANKAGYHADKASYHANKSSYHATKEAGYHANKAGYHA, from the exons atgtctgcctgcctgtctgcctgccgcgCCGTCTGCTTGCTTTCCCTCAATCAGGCTATCACTCGCCAATTTCTGCTTGCGCCTTTTTTTTCGCCATTCGGCttcctttcccttctctctctacTGTTGGCTGCCTTCCCCAGCCCACTCCTGGCTGCCTTCCCCAGCCCACTCCTGGCTGCCTTCCCCAGCCCACTCCTGGCTGCCTTCCCCAGCCCACTCCTGGCTGCCTTCCCCAGCCCACTCCTGGCTGCCTTCCCCAGCCCACTCCTGGCTGCCTTCCCCAGCCCACTCCTGGCTGCCTTCCCCAGCCCACTCCTGGCTGCCTTCCCCAGCCCACTCCTGGCTGCCTTCCCCAGCCCACTCCTGGCTGCCTTCCCCAGCCCACTCCTGGCTGCCTTCCCCAGCCCACTCCTGGCTGCCTTCCCCAGCCCACTCCTGGCTGCCTTCCCCAGCCCACTCCTGGCTGCCTTCCCCAGCCCACTCCTGGCTGCCTTCCCCAGCCCACTCCTGGCTGCCTTCCCCAGCCCACTCCTGGCTGCCTTCCCCAGCCCACTCCTGGCTGCCTTCCCCAGCCCACTCCTGGCTGCCTTCCCCAGCCCACTCCTGGCTGCCTTCCCCAGCCCACTCCTGGCTGCCTTCCCCAGCCCACTCCTGGCTGCCTTCCCCAGCCCACTCCTGGCTGCCTTCCCCAGCCCACTCCTGGCTGCCTTCCCCAGCCCACTCCTGGCTGCCTTCCCCAGCCCACTCCTGGCTGCCTTCCCCAGCCCACTCCTGGCTGCCTTCCCCAGCCCACTCCTGGCTGCCTTCCCCAGCCCACTCCTGGCTGCCTTCCCCAGCCCACTCCTGGCTGGCCAGGTTTCACGTGATACAG TGGTTCATCTTGGCAAGGCCGGCTACCAGGCTGGCAAGGCCGGCTACCACGCTGGCAAGGCCGGCTACCAGGCTGGCAAGGCCGGCTACCAAGCTGGCAAGGCCGGCTACCACGCTGGCAAGGCCGGCTACCACACTGGCAAGGCCGGCTACCACGCTAACAAGGCCGGCTACCACACTGGCAAGGCCGGCTACCACGCTAGCAAGGCCGGCTACCACACTGGCAAGGCCGGCTACCTCACTGACAAGGCCGGCTACCTCACTGACAAGGCCGGCTACCTCACTGACAAGGCCGGCTACCTCACTGACAAGGCCGGCTACCTCACTGACAAGGCCGGCTACCAAGCTGGCAAGGCCGGCTACCTCACTGACAAGGCCGGCTACCTCACTGACAAGGCCGGCTACCTCACTGACAAGGCCGGCTACCTCACTGACAAGGCCGGCTACCACACTGACAAGGCCGGCTACCACACTGGCAAGGCCGGCTACAACACTAACAAGGCCGGCTACCACGCTGGCAAGGCCGGCTACCACGCTAGCAAGGCCGGCTACCACACTGGCAAGGCCGGCTACAACACTAACAAGGCCGGCTACCACGCTGGCAAGGCCGGCTACCACGCTAGCAAGGCCGGCTACCACGCTAGCAAGGCCGGCTACCACACTGGCAAGGCCGGCTACCACGCTAGCAAGGCCGGCTACCACGCTAGCAAGGCCGGCTACCACACTGGCAGGGCCGGCTACCACGCTAGCAAGGCCGGCTACCACGCTGGCAAGGCCAGCTACCACGCTAGCAAGGCCGGCTACCACACTGGCAAGGCCGGCTACCACGCTAGCAAGGCCGGCTACCACGCTAGCAAGGCCGGCTACCACACTGGCAGGGCCGGCTACCACGCTAGCAAGGCCGGCTACCACGCTGGCAAGGCCAGCTACCACACTGGCAAGGCCGGCTACCACACTGGCAAGGCCGGCTACCACGCTAGCAAGGCCAGCTACCACGCTGGCAAGGCCGGCTACCACACTGGCAAGGCCGGCTACCACGCTAGCAAGGCCGGCTACCACGCTAGCAAGGCCGGCTACCACGCTAGCAAGGCCGGCTACCACGCTAGCAAGGCCGGCTACCACACTGGCAAGGCCGGCTACCACGCTAGCAAGGCCGGCTACCACACTGGCAAGGCCGGCTACCACGCTGACAAGGCCGGCTACCACGCTGGCAAGGCCGGCTACCACGCTGACAAGGCCGGCTACCACGCTGACAAGGCCGGCTACCACGCTAGCAAGGCCGGCTACCACACTGGCAAGGCCGGCTACCACACTGGCAAGGCCGGCTACCACGCTGGCAAGGCCGGCTACCACGCTGACAAGGCCGGCTACCACGCTGACAAGGCCGGCTACCACGCTGGCAAGGCCGGCTACCACGCTGACAAGGCCGGCTACCACGCTGGCAAGGCCGGCTACCACGCTGGCAAGGGCGGTTACCACGCTAGCAAGGCCAGCTACCACACTAACAAGGCCGGCTACCACACTAACAAGGCCGGCTACCACCCTGGCAAGGCCAGCTACCACACTAACAAGGCCGGCTACCACGCTAGCAAGGCCAGCTACCACACTAACAAGGCCGGCTACCACACTAACAAGGCCGGCTACCACCCTGGCAAGGCCAGCTACCACACTAACAAGGCCAGCTACCACACTAACAAGGCCGGCTACCACCCTGGCAAGGCCAGCTACCACACTAACAAGGCCGGCTACCACACTGGCAAGGCCGGCTACCACGCAAGCAAGGCCGGCTACCACGCTAGCAAGGCCGGCTACCACGCTGGCAAGGCCGGCTACCACGCTGGCAAGGCCGGCTACCACGCTGGCAAGGCCGGTTACCACGCTAGCAAGGCCGGCTACCACACTGACAAGGCCGACTACCACCCTGGCAAGGCCAGCTACCACACTAACAAGGCCGGCTACCACCCTGGCAAGGCCAGCTACCACACTAACAAGGCCGGCTACCACCCTGGCAAGGCCAGCTACCACACTAACAAGGCCGGCTACCACCCTGGCAAGGCCAGCTACCACACTAACAAGGCCGGCTACCACCCTGGCAAGGCCAGCTACCACACTAACAAGGCCGGCTACCACCCTGGCAAGGCCAGCTACCACACTAACAAGGCCGGCTACCACCCTGGCAAGGCCAGCTACCACACTAACAAGGCCGGCTACCACCCTGGCAAGGCCAGCTACCACACTAACAAGGCCGGCTACCACCCTGGCAAGGCCAGCTACCACACTAACAAGGCCGGCTACCACGCTAACAAGGCCGGCTACCACGCTAACAAGGCCGGCTACCACGCTAACAAGGCCGGCTACCACGCTAACAAGGCCGGCTACCACGCTAACAAGGCCGGCTACCACGCTAACAAGGCCGGCTACCACGCTAACAAGGCCGGCTACCACGCTAACAAGGCCGGCTACCACGCTGACAAGGCCGGCTACCACGCTGACAAGGCCGGCTACCACGCTGACAAGGCCAGCTACCACGCTAACAAGTCCAGCTACCACGCTACGAAGGAGGCCGGCTACCACGCTAACAAGGCCGGCTACCACGCTGACAAGGCCAGCTACCACGCTAACAAGTCCAGCTACCACGCTACGAAGGAGGCCGGCTACCACGCTAACAAGGCCGGCTACCACGCGTAG
- the LOC138350896 gene encoding uncharacterized protein slr1819-like — protein MNTCNTREAQMNTCNICEAQMNTCNIRETQINTCNIREAQMNTCNTREAQINTCNTHETQMNTCNTREAQMNTCNSREAQMNTCNTREAQMNTCNTREAQMNTCNTREAQTNTCNTREAQMNTCNTREAQMNTCNIRETQINTCNIREAQMNTCNTREAQMNTCNTREAQMNTCNTRETQMNTCNTREAQMNTCNTRETQINTCNTLLLTDHPGDIPASLAKVRHDS, from the coding sequence ATGAACACCTGTAACACCCGTGAGGCACAGATGAACACCTGtaacatctgtgaggcacagATGAACACCTGTAACATCCGTGAGACACAGATAAACACCTGTAACATCCGTGAGGCACAGATGAACACCTGTAACACCCGTGAGGCACAGATAAACACCTGTAACACCCATGAGACACAGATGAACACCTGTAACACCCGTGAGGCACAGATGAACACCTGTAACTCCCGTGAGGCACAGATGAACACCTGTAACACCCGTGAGGCACAGATGAACACCTGTAACACCCGTGAGGCACAGATGAACACCTGTAACACCCGTGAGGCACAGACGAACACCTGTAACACCCGTGAGGCACAGATGAACACCTGTAACACCCGTGAGGCACAGATGAACACCTGTAACATCCGTGAGACACAGATAAACACCTGTAACATCCGTGAGGCACAGATGAACACCTGTAATACCCGTGAGGCACAGATGAACACCTGTAACACCCGTGAGGCACAGATGAACACCTGTAACACCCGTGAGACACAGATGAACACCTGTAACACCCGTGAGGCACAGATGAACACCTGTAACACCCGTGAGACACAGATAAACACCTGTAACACCCTACTACTAACCGACCATCCGGGGGACATACCAGCTTCATTAGCAAAAGTTCGCCATGACTCTTGA